The Streptomyces sp. WZ-12 genome segment GCCGCCCTGTGCACGGCGCTGGCCGCCCGCCGGGTGGACATCCTCAGCCTCCAGGCCCACCCGCTGTCCTCCGGGACGGTCGACGAGTTCCTGCTGCGCGCCCCGGCGGAGTTGGCGCCGCGTCACCTGACGGCCGCGGTGGCCGCCGCGGGCGGCGCGGAGACCTGGCTGGAGCGGGCCGACGCGCACGACCTGGTCGACGCGCCGACCCGGATGTTGGGCCTGGCCACCCGCACCGCCCTGGATTCCGCCGAACTCCCGCTGGCTCTCCGGCAGTTGCTTGGGCGCTGCACGCTCCACTCGGTGCCGGCCCGGTCGCTGACCGGCCAGCCGCTCGCCGAAGCCGTGCCCGCCGAGGGCGTGTTGGAGGAGCACACCATGACGTTCCGCGATCCCTCCGGGGGCTCGCTCACCATCGAGAGGCCGCAGTTGCCGTTCACCCCCACCGAGTTCGCCCGGGTGCGCGCGCTGGTCGAGCTGGACACCCGGCTCGGTCAGCGCGTACCGCCGCGCCGCGAGGTGCTCACGCTGCCCGAGGGCAACGCGCTCACGGTCCGCCGCGCCGGCCCCGGCGACCTGACCGCCGCCCGCGCGATGCACCTGCGCTGCTCCGAGCGGACGTTGGTGCGGCGCTACCACGGCCCGGTCGGGGACGCCGACCGCTATCTCGACCACCTGCTCAGCCCGCGGTTCGGCCGCACGCTGGCCGCGGAGACCGTCTCCGGGCGGCTGGTCGCGCTGGGCCACCTGCTGTGGGACGGCGACGAGACCGAGGTGGCGCTGCTGGTCGAGGACGCCTGGCAGCAGCGCGGCATCGGCGCGGAACTGCTGCGCCGGCTGGTCGAGATGGCCGCCGAGACCGGCAGCAAGAGCGTCTACGCGATCACCCAGGCGTCCAACACCGGCATGGTGACGGCGATGCGCGGCCTGGGGCTGCCGCTGGACTACCAGATAGAGGAGGGCACGCTGGTCATCACGGCGCGCCCGACGGGCGCCTGGGACCACCGGGAGCCCCGGGAGTCACGGGAGGCGATCCGGGTCCGGGACGGGTCCCGCCGGGGCTGAGGGGACGCGTCAGCAACGTGAGCCGGAATGATGGTGACGCGGCGGGCTGATCCATACGAGGATGGCCCGCATGTCCAACACCACTACCCCCACGGGCGGTCCGCTGCCCCGCCAGGTCGCCGACGCCTACGTCGACGCGCTCGTCGAACTGGACCCGATCACCGGCACGTTCCTCGGCATCCCCGAGAGCTTCGGCAAGCTCCCCGACTTCTCCCCCGCGGGTCAGGAAGCGGTGGCCCGGCTCGCCCGCACGACGCTGGACGAGTTGGCGGCGGCCGAGGCCCGGCCGGGCGCGGACAGCGCCGCCGAGAAGGTCTGTGCGCGGCTGCTGCGCGAACGGCTCTCCGCGGAGCTCGCGGTCCACGACGCCGGTGAGGGGCTGCGGACGGTCAGCAACATCAGCTCACCGCTGCACCACGTACGCGAGGCCCTCAACCTCACGCCCACCGAAACCGAGGCGGACTGGGCGGCGATCGCCCGGCTGCTGCGCGCCGTGCCCGACGCGCTGACCGGCTACCGCGCCGCCCTCCAGGCCGGCCTGGACAAGGACCTGCCCGGCGGTCCGCTCCAGGTCACCACCGTCATCGGGCAGCTCGCCGAGTGGATCGGCACCGAGCGGAGCTGGTTCGCGGACTTCACCGCCGCCGGCCCCGAGGCGCTGCGCGCCGAACTGGACGCGGCCGCCGAGGTGGCCACCGGCGCCCTGGTGGAGCTGCGCGACTGGTTCCGGGACGTCTACGGCCCGGCGGTCGAGGGCGCGCCGGACGTGGTGGGCCGCGAGCGGTACGCCCGGCTCGCGCGCTACTACAACGGCGCCGACATCGACCCGGAAGAGGCGTACGCGTACGGCTGGTCCGAATTCCACCGGCTGCTGGCCGAGATGACGGCCGAGGCCGAGAAGGTGCTGCCCGGCGCCAAGACGCCGTGGGCGGCGCTGGCGTGGTGCGACGAGCACGGCGAGGCGGTCGAGGGCGTCGAGGAGACCCGGCAGTGGCTCCAGTCGCTGATGGACGAGGCCATCGACGCGCTGGACGGCACCCACTTCGACCTCGCCGAGCCGGTCCGCCGGGTCGAGTCGAAGATCGCCCCGCCCGGTGGCGCCGCCGCCCCGTACTACACCCAGCCGTCGCTGGACTTCTCCCGCCCCGGCCGCACCTGGCTGCCCACCATGGGCCAGACCCGCTTCCCGGCCTACGACCTGGTCTCCACCTGGTACCACGAGGGCGTGCCCGGCCATCACCTCCAGCTCGCGCAGTGGGTGTACGTCGCCGACCGGCTCTCCCGCTACCAGACGACGGTCGGCCTGGTCAGCGCCAACGCCGAGGGCTGGGCGCTGTACGCCGAGCGCCTCATGGACGAACTGGGCTTCCTGACGGTCCCGGAGCGGCGCCTGGGCTACCTGGACGCCCAGATGATGCGGGCGATCCGGGTCATCATCGACATCGGCATGCACCTGGAGCTCCAGATCCCGGCCGACTCCCCCTTCCACCCCGGCGAGCGCTGGACGCCGGAGCTGGCCCACGCGTTCATGGCCGGGCACAGCAGCCGGCCGGCCGACTTCGTCGACAGCGAGATCATCCGCTACCAGGGCATGGCCGGCCAGGCGATCGGCTACAAGCTGGGCGAGCGGGTCTGGCTCCAGGGCCGGGAGGCGGCCCGGGCCCGGCACGGCGCGGACTTCGACCTCAAGGCGTGGCACATGGCGGCGCTGTCCCAGGGCTCGCTCGGCCTGGACGACCTGCTGACCGAGCTCTCGGCGCTCTGACGACGGGCCGCGCACCGCGGCCGGCCACCCGCCTTCGGGGTGTGGCCGGCCGCGGCCGGCTCCGCGCCTCCGGCCGTCAGGGCTGCCCCAAGGCCCTTGCCCGGCCGGCGAATTCCCTGCTAGACAGCGGGGATGACCGGATACTCCCCTGATGCCGTCGACCGGCGCATCCTCGACGTCCTCCAGCACGACGGGCGGGTGGGCCGCGCCGAGTTGGCCCGGGCGGTGAACGTGTCGCCGAGCACGGTCGCCACGCGGGTACGACGCCTGGAGGAGTCCGGGGTGATCTCCGGGTACGCGGCGGTGATCGAGCCGGAACGGGTCGGGCTGCCGGTGCTGGCCTTCGTCCGGCTGCGCCACTCCGGCGGGAACGGCAAACCCTTCCGGGACCTGCTGGCGGCCACCCCGGAGATCCTGGAGGCCCACCACGTCACGGGCGAGAACTGCCTCTTCCTCAAGGTCGCCGCGCGCTCCATGAAGCACCTGGAGGAGGTCTCTGGCCGCATCGGCGCCCTGGGCGAGGTGGCCACGAGCGTGGTGTACTCCTCGCCGCTCCCCCGCCGCTCGGTCAGCACCTGACCCTCCAACGGGGCTTGGCCGCCGGGCCGTTGGCCGTCAGTCCGCCACCGGCCCCCGGTGCCGCACCCGGGAACCCGTGCGGTCCTTGACGACCTCCAGTTGGGCGGGGATGCGGGTCCTGAGGTCGGCGACGTGGCTGACGATGCCCACGCTGCGGTCGCGTTCGCGGAGGCCGTCCAGGACGTCCAGGACCTCGTCGAGGGTCTGCTCGTCGAGGCTGCCGAAGCCCTCGTCGATGAACAACGTGTCGAGGCGGGTGCCGCCGGCCTCGTCGGTGACGACGTCGGCGAGGCCGAGGGCCAGGGCGAGGGAGGCGAAGAAGGTCTCGCCGCCGGAGAGGCTGGCGGTGTCGCGTTCGCGGCCGGTCCAGGCGTCGACGACGTGCAGGCCGAGGCCGGAGCGGCGGGCACCGCCGGCGCGTTCGTCGGAGTGGACGAGGGTGTAGCGGCCGGCGGACATCCGGTGCAGGCGGGCGGTGGCGGCGGCCGCGACCTGTTCCAGGCGGGCGGCCAGGACGTAGGACTCCAGTCGCATCCGGCGGGCGTTCTCTGCGGAGGTGCCGGCGGTGAGCGTGGCGAGCCGGGCGATGCGCTCGTACGCGGTGCGCAGCGGGGCGAGTTGGCGGGCGTCGGCCGTGGCCGCGGCGGAGAGCCGGTCGAGGGCGGTGCAACGCTCGCCGGCGGCGGCGAGGGTCGCGGTGGTGGTGCGGAGCCGGGCGGTGGCGGCCTGGTGGGCGGCGCGGGCGGTGTCCGGGTCGGCGGGCGGGAGGGCCGCGGCGGCCCGGAGTTCGGGGCGGTCGAGTTCGGCGGCCACGGCGGCGGCCTCGGCCTGCCCGTCGTCGTACTGCCGTTGCAGCGCCCGGCGTTCGGCCTCGGGGAGCGTTGCGTCGGCGGCGTCCTGAGGGGTGGCGAAGCCGGCGCGGTGGGCGGCGGCGGAGAGTTGGGTGTCGGCGTCCCTGAGGCGTTCCGCGCAGGCCGCCGCGGTGCGGGTCGCCTCGGCGGCGGCGGAGAGCAGCGCCGCCTGGCGTTCGAGCCGGTCGGCCCGGTCGGCGACGCTGGCGCAGTCGCCGCGGGCCTCGGTCAACTCGCCCTCCAGCGCGTCCCGTTCGCGGTCCAGGGCCTCGCGGCGGGAGGTGCGGGCGGCGGCCCGGCGCTCGGCGTGCCGCTGGTCGTCGCGGCGGCGCTCGTGCTCCCGCTCGGCGCGGGCCAGCGCCTCGCGGGCGGCGTGCAGTGCGGCGCCGGCGGCGTGGGCGCGGGCCACTTCCCGCGTCAACTCCTCGACGTGGGCGGCGAGTTCGATGGTCGGGGTGTCGGCGGCCGCGGCGCTGGCGGCGGCCAGCGCCTCCTTGACCCCCTGGTGGTGGTCCTCCGCGCGCCGGCGGGCGTCCTCGGCGCGCCGGTGGGCGGCCTGGGCGGCGTCCTCGGTCGCCCGGTCGACGTGGCCGGCGCCGGGGCGGGCCGGCGCCGGATGCGCGGTGGAGCCGCACACCGCACACGACTGACCGTCCGTCAGCTCGGCGGCGAGCTCGGCGGCGATGCCACGCAGCCGCCGGTCCTTGAGGTCCAGCCAGTGCTCGTGGGCGGCCGCCGCGCGCTCCCGGGCGATGAGCAACTGCTTGTCGGCGGCGGCGAGTTCGTCGGTCAGGTCGTCGCGGCGGCGGGCGGCGGTGAGCCGTTCGACGGCCGGTGCGAGCTGCCCGGCGAGCTGTTCGGCGCGCCGGACGGCCTCCTGGGCCTCGTCGATGCGGCGCTGGTGGGTGCCGCGGGCGGCGTCCCAGCCGGTCAGCCACTCCGCGGCGTCCAGCAGCGTCTGCTCGTCGGCGTGCGCCTCGCGGTCCACGTCCGCGCGTTCCCGGGCGAGTTCGGCGGCGCGGCGTTCGGCCCGGCGGGCCGCGGCGAGGGAGCCGAGGGTCGCCCGCGCCTGGCGTTCCTGCTCGGCGAGCCGGCCGCCCTCGGCGTCGGCGAGGGCGGCCGGCAGCGGGGCGCGGTGGCGCCGTTCGGCGTCCTGGGCGGCGGTCAGTTCCCGCCGGGCGGCGTCGCGGAGGGCGAGGGCGGGGGCCACCTCGGCGGCGGTGCGGGCGCGCTCCAACCGCGCCTGAATACGGGCGCGTTCGTCGGCGCGGGCGGCGAGCTGCTCGGCGCGCTGTCGGGCGTCGGCGTGGCGGCGTTGGAGGCGGTCGCGGTCGCGGGCCTCCTCCCAGCGGTCGGCCGCGGCGCGTTCGTCGGTCTCGGCGGCGGCCACCGCGCGGTGGGCGAGCGCCAGGCGTTCGCGGGCGCCGACCCGGGCGACGGCGGCGCGGGCCAACACCGCGTCGGCGAAGCCGGGTTCGCCGGGTCCGGGTGCGGTGCCCGCGTCGGCGGGGGCGGTCGGCGCCGCGCTCCGGGGGGTGCGTGGGCCGCGCCCGGCCTGGGCCGGTACGGCGGCGCGGGCGGCCGGCGCCGGCACGGACGGGTCGTCGAGGTCGGGGGTGTCGCCGGCGGCCTGGGCGATCCGGTGGGCGAGCGCGAGCAGGCGCTCGTCGCCGGCCGCGACGCGGTCGGCGGCGGCCTTGCGGCGGGCGGTGAGCTGGTCCTCCAGCGCGGCGAACCGCCCGGTGTCGAAGAGCCGGCCCAGCAGCTTCGCCCGGGCCTCCGCGTCCGCCCGCAGGAAGCGCGCGAAGTCGCCCTGCGGCAACAGCACCACCTGGCAGAACTGCTCCTTGCTCATGCCGAGGAGCTGCCCGATCTCCTCGCCGATCTCCTGGTGGGAGCGGCTGAGCGCGCGCCACGCACCGGCGGTCGGGTCGCCGTCCGGGGCGGGGGCGAACTCCCGCAGCCGGCTGACCGCCTTCTCCTTGGTGGTACCGGCGCCGCGCTTCTTCGGGCGGGGCTGCTCGGGCAGCCGGGTGATCTCCAACCGCCTGCCGGCGACGGTCAGTTCGAGGACGACCTCGGTGGGGGTGGCGGGGTCCGCCAGGTCGCTGCGGAGCGCCTGGCCGCCCTGCCGGGCGCCGGGCACCGAGCCGTAGAGGGCGAAGCAGACCGCGTCCAGGACCGAGGTCTTGCCCGCACCGGTCGGCCCGTGCAGCAGGAACAGTCCGTCGCGCGCGAGCCGGTCGAAGTCGACGGTGTGACTGCCGGCGAACGGGCCGAAGGCGGTCAGGGTCAGCCGGTGCAGCCTCATCGCGCCACCTCCGCGGCCGCGTCGGCGGTCCGCACCTCGTCGATGGCCGAGCGCAGTTCGGCCCGTTCGTCGTCGTCGGCGCCGCGGCCGGCGCGGACGTGGGCGACGAAGTCCTCGGCGATCTCCTGGTCGCTGCGGCCGCGCAGCCGCTGGGCGTACGAGACGGAGGGCCGTTCCGGGGACTCGTCGGGGTCGAAGACCAGGCTGAGGGTGTGCGGGAAGCGCTTGGCGAGCCGGGCCATCGGCTCGGCCGGGCGGGCGCTGTCGGTAAGGGTGGCCTCGACCCAGGAGTCCTCGTGGCGGGTCAACTCCGGGTCGTCCAGGAGGTGTTGGAGGGGGCCGCGGAGCCGGGCGAGCGGGCGGGGCACCGGGCAGTCCACCCGCTCGGCGCGCACGGTGCCCTCCGCGTCGAGGTCGATCAGCCAGGAGGACTTGCGGTGGGCGGCCTCGGAGAAGGAGTAGGCGAGCGGCGATCCGGAGTAGCGGATCCGCTCGGTGAGGGTCTGGCAGCCGTGCAGATGGCCGAGGGCCGCGTAGTCGACGCCCTCGAAGACCGCGGCGGGGACGGAGGCGACCCCGCCGACGGTGATGTCCCGCTCGCTGTCGCTGGCGGTGCCGCCGGTGACGAAGGCGTGCGCCAGCACCACGGAACGGGTGCCGGCGGGCCGGGCGGCGAGGTCGGCCCGGACCCGGTCCATGGCCGCGCCGAGCACCGCGGCGTGGTCGGCGCGCGGGGCGCCGAGGGAGTCGCGCACCATGGCCGGTTCGAGGTACGGCAGCCCGTAGCAGGCGACCGGGCCGTGCGCGTCCGCCAGGAGGACGGGCGTGCCGCACTCCTCCGGGTCGGTGTGCAGATGGATGCCGGCCCGCCGCATCAGTCCGGAGCCGACGCCGAGCCGGCGGGCGGAGTCGTGGTTCCCGGAGATCATGACGGTGGGGACGCCGAGCGCGGCCAGCCGGTGCAGCGCGTCGTCGAAGAGTTCCACGGCGGCCAGCGGCGGCACCGCGCGGTCGTAGACGTCGCCGGCGACGAGCACCGCCTCGACGTCCCGGGTCCGCACGGTCTCGACGAGGTGATCGAGGAACGCGCGCTGGGCGGCGAGCAGGTTCACGCGGTGGAAGGACCGGCCCAGGTGCCAGTCGGAGGTGTGCAGAAGCCTCACGACACCGCTCCGACCTGCATCTTCTCCCCTTCTCCCGGTACCGATTCGCCGGGCACCGACCCGTTATCGCGCCGGCGCGGGCCCGCGCGAGCGCACGGCCGACCCTAGCGGCTGCCGCCGCGCCGGCCCGCACCGCCCTCGGGTTCGGCGGGGGCGGGGCTACCGGCCCACCGGCCTCGGGCTCGGGCACCGCGGGCGCCGAGCCGGCGTCCGTCCGCGGGCGCACGGCGAGGACCGGGGCGGCCGGCCCGGCGAAGCGGGCCGCGGCGATGACGCCGGCGGCCTGGCTGCGGTATACCAACGCGGCCACCGCGCCGAGCAGCGCTACCCGGAGCCCCGCGCCCGCCGGGTGCGCCCCTGACGGCCGGCGCCGCGCGGCACGTCACGCACGGGACAGCAACGGGCGCCCGGCACCGCCTGGTTCAGCTCGCGACCACTCGTGCCTCCCGCGCGCCCGCACCGCCAACACCCGCACCCGCGCCGTCAGTCGACCCGCATCGCCAGGACCTGCCCCGGCCAACTGCCGGCCAGGAAAGCGTCGGTGGGCGTGAAGCCGTTGCGCTCGTAGTACGCGACCAGTTCGCCCCCGCCGCCCGCCCAGCAGTCGACCCGCAGCAGCGCCACGCCGGCCCGCCGGGTCTCCGCAACGGCGTGCGCCAGCAGCGCCGCCCCGACGCCCCGGCCGGCCTGCCGCCGGTCGGAGACCAACAGCCGGACGAACCGCTCGGCTTCGCCCGCCGGCGGGATCGGCACCTGCGGGTTGGGGCCGGTGTCCAGCACCAGGGTCCCGACGGGCACCCCGTCCAACTCCGCGATGTGCGGCTCGTTTTCGGTCAGGTACCGCTCCACCCGCGCCACCCCGCCGGGCTTGCGCGAATACGGGGTCGTGCCCCACTGCTCGGTGTTGCCGCGCGCGTTCATCCAGGCCACCGCGGCGTCGAGCATCCCCAAGACGGCCGGCGCGTCGGACGGTTCGCCGGGCCTGATCCGTATCCCTCGTGTGGTGTCGTCGTTCACGGCGGCAGCCTAGAGGGGTCCCGCAGCGTGCGCCGCGCGCACGTCGCCCCTGTCCCCTCAAGCCTCGTCGGCGCCGTGCAGGTGGGCGCGTTCGCCGTTGTGGTCGAGGAGGGTGAGGATCTCCACTGGGCCTTCGTGCGCGCCGACGGAGTGCGGGGTCATGGTGGAGAACTCCGCGGCGTTGCCCTCCTGGATGAGCAGGACGCGCTCGCCGAGTTGGAGGCGGGCGGTGCCGGACAGCACCGTGAACCACTCGCTGCCGGGGTGCACCGCCAGGTGTTCCGGGCCGGTCGGCCGCTCGGGGGTGATCCGCATCTTCGCCACGGTCACCCCGTGCACCGAGCGCTCGCGGGACAGCAGCCAACTGGTGATCCCCGGCGTGTGGCAGGGCTGCGGCCGGATCACCACGTCCTCGTCCTCGTCGGACTCCACGAGCTGGTCCAGCGTGGTGTCCAGGGCCCGGGCGATCGGGACCAACTGGTCGAGGGCGATCCTGCGGCGCCCGGTCTCGATGCGGCTGAGGTTGGACGGGCTGAGGTTGCACCGGGCGGCGAGCGCGTCCAACGTCCAGCCGCGGGCCCGCCGCAGCCCGCGGATCCGTCGGCGGATCACGGCGTCCAGATCCAATTCTTGCTCCATGGGCAAGAGTGTATGCATTTCGCGCACGGCGCGCTTAGCGTGAAGGCATGACACCGCACCGGCACGACCAGCACCTCCACCACCACAAGCAGCCAGAGGAGCACCAGGAGCACCGCGACCACGAGGCCGGTCTGGCGGACCTGCTGGACCTCGACGCGGAGGTGCTCGGCCCGTTCCTCGACGAGGTCACCGGCTGGGTCCGCGGGCAGACGAGGGCCGCCCCTCGGGCGATCGTCGACGTGGGCGCCGGAACCGGCACCGGCACGGCGGCGCTGGCCCGCCGCTTCCCCGGGGCGCGGCTGGTCGCGGTCGACCGCTCGCCGGTCATGCTCGACCGCGTCGCGGCGACGGCACGCACCCAGGGGCTGGCGGAACGGCTGCGCGTGGTCCCGGCCGATCTGGACGTCGCCTGGCCCGAGATCGGCGCCGTCGACCTCGCGTGGTTGGCCTCGTCGCTGCACCACGCCCAGGACCCGGACCGACTGCTCCGCGACCTCCACGGCGCGCTGCGCCCCGGCGGCCTGTTGGTGGTCATCGAGATGGACGGCATGCCGCGCTTCCTCCCCGACGACCTCGGCATCGGCTGCCCCGGTCTGGAGGCGCGCGGTAAGGAGGCCATGGCGCGGGCGCGCTGGAACGCGTACCCGAACTGGCGCCCCCATCTGGAGCGGGCCGGATTCGCGGACGTGGCGGAACGCGCCTTCACCTTCGACATCCATCCCGCGCCACCCGCCGCCCACCGCTACGCGCACGGCGTCCTGCGCACCCTGCGCCACGGCCTCGCCGACCAACTGGCCGCCGACGACCTCGACACCCTCGACCGGCTGCTGGCGGTGGACGCCCCCGAGTCCGTGCTGCACCGCGACGACCTGATCGTCCGGGGCCGCCGGATCGCCTGGGCGGCCCGCCGCCCCTGAACCGCGCGCCCGCGGGGAGTCGGCCGAGCGGCCCGCCCCGCCCACCGGCCAGATGGGATGCGCACCGGCCCGAACGGCGCGCCAGCCCCGCAAATCACCGCATTCCGCACCATAGTGGGGCGCCATGAGCACGGAGCCCTCGTATCCCGTCGCCCCCGACCAGAAGCCCCCACAACAGCCCCCGGACCCCACGATCGTGACCATCGGTGTGGTGGCGGTCCTGCTGGTGGTGGGGTGGGCGTCCATCGGGAAGGACAACTTCGCCACCGTCTCGGACACCGCGTTGCACTGGGTATTCGCCAACTTCGGCTGGCTGTTCGTGGTGGGCGCCGACTTCTTCCTGGTGTTGTGCGTCGTCATCGCGTTCAGCCGGTTCGGCGCGATCCGGCTCGGCCGGGACGACGCGGAGCCGGAGTTCACCAACCTCGCCTGGATCGCGATGATGTTCAGCGCCGGCATGGGCATCGGCCTGATGTTCTACGGCGTGGGCGAACCGCTCCAGCACTACGTGTCGCCGCCGCCCGGTTCCGGCGTGCACGCCAAGACGCTGAGCGCCGCCCGCACGGCCATGGAGTACTCCTTCTTCCACTGGACGCTCACCCCTTGGGCGATCTACGGCGTCGCCGGCCTCGCGCTGGCCTACGCGGGCTTCCGCAAGGGCCGGGGCAACCGGCTGAGTTCGGCCTTCGTCCCGCTGATCGGCGAGCGGCGGGCCAACGGCGGACCGGGCAAGGCGATCGATCTGCTCGCCGTCTTCGCCACCGTCTTCGGCACCGCGACCAGCCTGGGCCTGGGCACCCTCCAGGTCGCCGAGGGCCTCAACTTGACGGCGGGCGCGCCCAGTTCCCGGACCCTGGAGCTGATCATCGTCGCCGCGCTGTCGGCGGCCTTCGTGGCCTCCGCCTTCTCCGGGCTGCACCGCGGCGTGAAGTGGCTGAGCACCCTCAACATCGCGCTGGCGGCCCTGCTGATGGTCTTCGTCTTCGTGGCCGGCCCGACCGTGTACGTGCTGAACACCATCCCGGCGAGCCTGGGCGGTTACCTCAGCGAACTGCTGCCGATGGCCTCGCGGACCGGCGCCTTCACCGACCCCGCCTGGCTGGGCCAGTGGACGATCTTCTACTGGGCGTGGTGGCTGTCCTGGGCGCCGTTCGTCGGCACCTTCCTGGCCCGCATCTCGCACGGCAGGACCATCCGCGAGTTCCTCATCGGGGTGTTGCTGGTCCCCAGCGGCGCGACCATGGTCTGGTTCTCCGTCATGGGCGGCAGCGCGATCCGCCTGGACGCCAACGGCCGGGCCGAGTTGGCGTCGATGGTCGCCAAGGGCGCCGAGGCGTCCCTGTTCGGGCTGCTGGACAGCCTCCCGCTGGGCACGCTCACCTCGTGGGTGGCGATGGTGCTGGTGATGACGTACTTCGTGACCAGCGCCGACTCCGCCTCGCTCGTCATGGGCTCGCTGACCAGTCGGGGCGCGCTGCACCCGCGGACCTGGCTGGTCGTCCTGTGGGGCGTGTTGATGGCCGCGGTCGCGGCCGTGTTGCTGATCGCCGGCGGGCTCAGCTCGCTCCAGACGGCGACGATCCTGGTGGCGCTGCCGTTCGTCCTGGTGATGCTGGCGCTGTGCTGGGCACTGTTGGCCGAACTGCGCGAGGACCCGGGCGCCGGCGCCCCGCGACACGCCCTGCACGGACTGCGGGACGCGGTGACGGCCATGGTCGGCGAGGCGGTCACCGAGCACAGCCGGCCCCAACACCCGCGCCTGCAACGGCTGCGCCGCGCGGCCAGCACGCGACGCGGCGAGGGCGACTACGGGGACGGGGACGGCGACGACGGGGTGCGGTGACGGCCCCGCCCCGCGACACGGTGCAGCACGCCTGGGAGTGCCGCACCACCGGGACCCTCAACTCCCCCTCCGCATCGACAACTTCAGCCGTCCCAGGGTGTGCAGCGCCGGCGCGGTGCCCGTTCCGACGTCCCGCACGCGGGAACGGGGCCGCGGTCACAGTCACGGTCACGGTCACACCACGGCGCCCACAAGTACATTGACGGGGCGTCATATGTGCGGCTCGGCCCAGACGTCGGGGGGAACCACTCCGATCGAGCGGCCGTGGGGGTCGAGGAGGCGGCCGAGGAGTTTGTCGTGGCGGAGGGTGACGACGCGGTCGACGATGTCCAGGGTGGGGTGGGCGGTGGCGAGTTGGGTCTCCAGACGCAGGGCGTCGGTGACGGAGTGGAGGCTGGCCTGCACGAGGAGGTTGTGGGGGCCGCTGACGGCGGCGCAGTTGCGGGTCTCGGGCAGGCGGATCAGGGCGTGGCCGACGGCCGGCAGGTCGGCGGGCGGGACCTTGGCCCAGAAGGTGAGGGCCACGGGCCAGCCGCCGAGGGGGCGGGCGAAGTCGCAGCGGAATCGCAGGACATCGAGTCGGGTGAGCTGCTCGATGCGGCGCTTGACGGTGGAGAGGCTGACGCCCAGGGCGGTGGACAGTGTCTGGTAGGAGGCGCGGCCGTCGCGGGCCAGGCAGGTGAGGAGGGCGCGGTCGGCGGTGGTGAGGTCGCCGGGGCCGCGCCGGGGCGTTGGGGGCGGGGGTGGTGCGGTGAGTTGGGCGCGTTGGTCGGGGGCGAGGGCGGCGATGCGCCAGCGGCCGCCCTCGGTGAACATGTGGGTGACGATCCGGGCGTCGACGGCGGTGATGCCGGGGACGTGCGGGAGCAGGTCGAGGGTGTAGCGGGAGAGGGCGGGCAGGTCGCGGGTGGCGACGGTGGCGAGGATGTCGTGGGCGCCGGCGGAGCGCTCGATGGTGAGCATGTGGGGGTGGCCGGCGAGGGCCCGGGCGACGGCGGCGGTGGTGTCCGGGGCGCAGTCGATCTGGGCGAAGCAGACGCACATCCGGTCCAGCATCCGTGGGCCCGGCGAGAGTCCGACCCAGGCCGTGCCGTGCTCGGTGAGGCGGTGGAAGCGGCGGGCGACGGTGACCGGGTCGACGGCGAGGGCGCGGCCGAGCTCGGTCCACGAGGCCCTCGGCCGGAGTTGGAGCGCATGGATCAGCGCGAGGTCGTCCTCGCTGAGTGGTGTGGCGTCCGTGACAGCTTCCTGCATTCGTGGCCGCCTCTTGGCGAGATTCCTGCGATTTCCCTCATCCCGATGACCAGTCTCGCACTGTAGGGAGCGGCGGGCCCGCTCGCATGGGGCGGGTGGGCCGCGGAAGTCAGCAGGTCGGGACCAGGAGGAGCGGATCGTGGCGTTCGCCGATTACCAGAACGAGATCTACTTCGACGGGCTGCGCGGGGTGGTACCGCGGCTGCCCATGAGTTACGCCGAGTTGGAGCCGCCGGCGCAGGCGGCGATGCCCCCGTCGGTGCGGTCTTACGTCGCCGGGGGTGCCGGGGACGAGCAGACCCAGCGGGCCAACGTCACCGCCTTCGGGGAGTGGGGCCTGGTGCCGCGCATGCTGGTCGGTGCGAGCGAACGGGACCTGTCGGTCGAGCTGTTCGGCCTGCGGCTGCCCTCGCCGTTGTTCATGGCCCCGGTCGGCGTGCTCGGGCTGTGTGCGCAGGACGGCCACGGGGACCTCGCCGCCGCGCGGGCCGCCGCCCGGACCGGCGTGCCGATGGTCGCCTCCACGCTGTCCGT includes the following:
- a CDS encoding AAA family ATPase, translated to MRLHRLTLTAFGPFAGSHTVDFDRLARDGLFLLHGPTGAGKTSVLDAVCFALYGSVPGARQGGQALRSDLADPATPTEVVLELTVAGRRLEITRLPEQPRPKKRGAGTTKEKAVSRLREFAPAPDGDPTAGAWRALSRSHQEIGEEIGQLLGMSKEQFCQVVLLPQGDFARFLRADAEARAKLLGRLFDTGRFAALEDQLTARRKAAADRVAAGDERLLALAHRIAQAAGDTPDLDDPSVPAPAARAAVPAQAGRGPRTPRSAAPTAPADAGTAPGPGEPGFADAVLARAAVARVGARERLALAHRAVAAAETDERAAADRWEEARDRDRLQRRHADARQRAEQLAARADERARIQARLERARTAAEVAPALALRDAARRELTAAQDAERRHRAPLPAALADAEGGRLAEQERQARATLGSLAAARRAERRAAELARERADVDREAHADEQTLLDAAEWLTGWDAARGTHQRRIDEAQEAVRRAEQLAGQLAPAVERLTAARRRDDLTDELAAADKQLLIARERAAAAHEHWLDLKDRRLRGIAAELAAELTDGQSCAVCGSTAHPAPARPGAGHVDRATEDAAQAAHRRAEDARRRAEDHHQGVKEALAAASAAAADTPTIELAAHVEELTREVARAHAAGAALHAAREALARAEREHERRRDDQRHAERRAAARTSRREALDRERDALEGELTEARGDCASVADRADRLERQAALLSAAAEATRTAAACAERLRDADTQLSAAAHRAGFATPQDAADATLPEAERRALQRQYDDGQAEAAAVAAELDRPELRAAAALPPADPDTARAAHQAATARLRTTTATLAAAGERCTALDRLSAAATADARQLAPLRTAYERIARLATLTAGTSAENARRMRLESYVLAARLEQVAAAATARLHRMSAGRYTLVHSDERAGGARRSGLGLHVVDAWTGRERDTASLSGGETFFASLALALGLADVVTDEAGGTRLDTLFIDEGFGSLDEQTLDEVLDVLDGLRERDRSVGIVSHVADLRTRIPAQLEVVKDRTGSRVRHRGPVAD
- a CDS encoding exonuclease SbcCD subunit D, translated to MRLLHTSDWHLGRSFHRVNLLAAQRAFLDHLVETVRTRDVEAVLVAGDVYDRAVPPLAAVELFDDALHRLAALGVPTVMISGNHDSARRLGVGSGLMRRAGIHLHTDPEECGTPVLLADAHGPVACYGLPYLEPAMVRDSLGAPRADHAAVLGAAMDRVRADLAARPAGTRSVVLAHAFVTGGTASDSERDITVGGVASVPAAVFEGVDYAALGHLHGCQTLTERIRYSGSPLAYSFSEAAHRKSSWLIDLDAEGTVRAERVDCPVPRPLARLRGPLQHLLDDPELTRHEDSWVEATLTDSARPAEPMARLAKRFPHTLSLVFDPDESPERPSVSYAQRLRGRSDQEIAEDFVAHVRAGRGADDDERAELRSAIDEVRTADAAAEVAR
- a CDS encoding GNAT family N-acetyltransferase — its product is MNDDTTRGIRIRPGEPSDAPAVLGMLDAAVAWMNARGNTEQWGTTPYSRKPGGVARVERYLTENEPHIAELDGVPVGTLVLDTGPNPQVPIPPAGEAERFVRLLVSDRRQAGRGVGAALLAHAVAETRRAGVALLRVDCWAGGGGELVAYYERNGFTPTDAFLAGSWPGQVLAMRVD
- a CDS encoding helix-turn-helix domain-containing protein; translated protein: MEQELDLDAVIRRRIRGLRRARGWTLDALAARCNLSPSNLSRIETGRRRIALDQLVPIARALDTTLDQLVESDEDEDVVIRPQPCHTPGITSWLLSRERSVHGVTVAKMRITPERPTGPEHLAVHPGSEWFTVLSGTARLQLGERVLLIQEGNAAEFSTMTPHSVGAHEGPVEILTLLDHNGERAHLHGADEA